TTCTGACTCTAGGTATCTGGGGAGCCGCCATAGGGGTCAAAGGTAACTGATGCAGAAGTTATCTTTAAAAAAGGTAGGTTCTCCTTCCTTCTAAATACAACCTATCTTTCACTAGCTTTAATGGCTGTCTGCATGGGATAGCAAGATCCTTATGAAAATAATAGCTAGCTCACCCTGATCACTtattaaatactgaaaatactGTGCTAGGCACCAAATATGACTTACAGCACAGTAATCCTGAAGGCAGAAACCTTAGGCCTGTTTTACAGACATGAGGCAGAGATgttaatttgctcaaggtcacaaagctggtTGGTGAACCAGGACTCAAACTGAAACTGGATCCCAGGCTCTTAATCATGATGTAATACTATCTGAAGGTTCAATAAGCACCTACTGTTTTTAACTGTGGAAGCACAGTATCCCACTGTAGTCTTCAATTCTCCCTTCACAGTATTACTTGCAAAATCCTTGAGTGTTAATGTCACTTTTGCTCTCTTTACTTTCTATGTGAGGACAAAAAGGGACTAGAGGGAGAGGTGTAACACTCACATTATCTGAAGATTGCTTCAGATATTTGTTCCACAATAGAGGCTGTATACAATAAAAACAAGAATGAGAGTTGATGGTAATCTAGTTGTACTATTCTGAATACTGTAATGTCATTTATGTCATAGCCTGGTTGATTTTTAAATCATCTAGCTAAAAGAGGTGGGGATAAGGGGGTTTTCTGTAGTGTTAAGAAATGTACCCTGTGTCTTACTATGTCTAAATTTTGGGAGAAATCACCAGAAATTGTACTCTTTGATACTGCCAAACCTCACACAGCAATCATTAACTTTAATGCTCCATTAACTTTAAGTTTCTTTAAATCAAGCAGCATCTTTACCCATTTCTACGTTTTTGAACCTAAGGCAGTGCTTGACCCGTAACATTTCCACGTTCAGAAACCCTTTGTAGGAAGGAATGAGTGGACGAAGCAAACTCGAGTCAATCTGACCTCTTTCCAATCCCTTCATCTGTTTCCCAAGGGTGAGCTAAAGGGTAAGGGCTCAGTCTACAGACAGCCAACAGCGAAGCCTATTGGACTTTATAATCTTCAAGAGCACCACACGCCTAAGCGAGGACCAACACCAGCCCCAGGCAGGGCAGAAATGCCTGAACGCTAGACACGGAGCCTCTGGCCGCCCCATCCCCGACTGCGCACTAACCACGCATCGCGCGCCTTCTTGGTCTCCGGGCAGGCGCAGCAGGGCTTCAGCGGCTTCTTCTCCTGCGACTCAGATGGGGCAGGGCTTGTGGCCGCCAGACCGGGCATTTTTCGTGCCCCCAAACAGCAACTAGCACAGACAGCCTGAACTCTCCAGACTTGGCGAAGCCGATTTGCGCGCATTCACTTCCGGCAGTCGCTCTGAAGAGAACCGGAAGTCCTGCCTCTCTTCCACAATTGGGggaagagaggggaaaggagagattttttttgtttgttttaaaggcgCTGTGCAGAAGAGTCAAAATGAAGGTATTATTGTGAGGACGTCTCTTTGGTCCAAGAGCAGAGAAGTGAGACGAGAGTGCAGCGACCTGGAGGACCCACAAAGGAGGAGatcttctagtctttcccagtctattattttcctgtttctttgcgttgttcacttaagaaggcttccttatctcgccttcctattctctggaactctgcattccgtTGGGtatactttccttttctcctttgcttctcgcttctcttcttttctcagctatttgtaaggcttcttctGACAACCACGTTGTTGCCTTCTTGCCGTTTGTTTTTCTCAGAGACGATTTTGGTCACTGCCCTCCTATACTGTGTTaccaacctccatccatagttcttcacgcactgtgtctatcagatctaatccctcgaatctgtcatttccactgtataactgtaagggagttgatttaggtcgtacctgaatgacctagtggttttctctactttcttcaatttaagcctgaattttgcaataaggagctgataatctgagccacagtcagctccaggtcttatttttgctgactgtatagagcttctctatcttcagctgaagaaaatataatcaatctgatttcagtattgaccatcttgttATGCCCATGTGtggagtcatctcttgtattgttagaagagggtgtatgctgtgaccagtgtattctcttgacaaaactcttaaCCTTTgtgttgcttcattttgtactccaaggccaaacttgcctgttactccaggtttgatttcctgcttttgcattccagtcctctatgatgaaaaggacattgttttttggtgttagttctagaagatcttgtcggtcttcataaaaccgtttAACTTCAGGTTTTTTGGCATCAGAgattggggcatagatttggactactgtgatgttgaatgatttgccttggaaatgaaccaagatcattctgtaatttttgagattgcacccaagtactgcatttttggACTCTTGtagactatgaaggctactccatttcttctaaggaattcttttagagatctctttaagaaaatttgagataccaagggaacatctcatgcaagaatgggcacagtgaaggacagaaatggcaaggacctgagagaagcagaagagattaagaagtggcaagaatacacagaagaactgtactaaaaaaggtcttaatgacccaaataaccatgatagtgtggtcactcacctagagccagacatcctggaatgtgaagtcaagtgggctgtaggaagcattactatgaacaaagctactggaggtgatggaatcccaactgagctatttcaaatcctaaaagatgatgccattaaagtgctacactcaatatgccagcaaatttggaaaactcagcagtggccacaggactggaaaaggtcaattttcattccaatcccaaagaaggacaatgctgaagaatgttcaaactaccatacaattgcacttattgcacatgctagcaagataatacttaaaatccttcaaactaggcttcaacagtacctgaacctaGAACTTACATAtgtacaaggtggatttagaaaaggcagatgaaccagagatcaaattgccaacatccgctggatcatagaaaaagcaagggaattccagaaaagcatctatttctgtttcatttgctacgctaaaccctttgactgtgtggattacaacaaactggaaaattctgaaagagatggaaatacaagaccatgttacctgcctcctgagaaacctgtatacaggccAGGAggcaacagttggaaccagatatggaacaacagactggttcaaaattgagaaaggagttcattaaggctctatattgtcaccttgcttatttaacttatatgcagtgtgcatgggtgctaagtcacttcactcatgtccaactctttgcaaccctattaactgtagcctgtcagctccactgtccatggggactctccaggcaagaatactggagtgggttgccatgccctccaggggattgtcctcac
The sequence above is a segment of the Bos mutus isolate GX-2022 chromosome 1, NWIPB_WYAK_1.1, whole genome shotgun sequence genome. Coding sequences within it:
- the COX17 gene encoding cytochrome c oxidase copper chaperone translates to MRANRLRQVWRVQAVCASCCLGARKMPGLAATSPAPSESQEKKPLKPCCACPETKKARDACIIEKGEEQCGHLIEAHKECMRALGFKI